A genomic stretch from Anaerolinea thermophila UNI-1 includes:
- a CDS encoding L-threonylcarbamoyladenylate synthase: MTRRIFVDSHSPALDALLEATECLRSGGLVAFPTETVYGLGGNALDGRAVQRIFEAKGRPANDPLIVHLPSADALPMVVKTIPTIVSTLAEHFWPGPLTLILPRGDNVPLSVTAGLDTVAVRVPSHPVAQALLQMSGLAIAAPSANRFGGVSPTSAEHVLRDLEGRIEMVLDGGSTPIGVESTVLDITAPIPRILRPGGISREALEAVLGRVELLERKASQEEAQASPGLLDKHYAPHHARLILLEIPQTQELWEEFTHQVAQAKKEGLRVGALVADEDLTYLDAHFPALARLALGSLSDLAAVARNLYAGMRAMDEAGIDILLVRDFGTGGLGLAIRDRLYRAASQIIRRAQNGA; this comes from the coding sequence GTGACACGTCGCATTTTTGTCGATTCTCATTCCCCGGCACTGGATGCCCTGCTGGAAGCCACCGAATGCCTGCGAAGCGGCGGGCTGGTGGCATTCCCCACTGAAACCGTCTATGGATTGGGCGGTAACGCCCTGGACGGCAGAGCCGTTCAACGCATCTTCGAAGCCAAAGGACGCCCGGCAAACGACCCGCTGATTGTCCATCTTCCTTCGGCAGATGCACTCCCCATGGTGGTAAAAACTATCCCGACCATCGTATCCACCCTGGCAGAGCATTTCTGGCCCGGGCCCTTGACCCTCATCCTGCCCCGCGGAGACAACGTACCTCTTTCTGTCACTGCCGGGCTGGATACTGTAGCCGTGCGTGTGCCATCTCATCCGGTGGCGCAGGCACTGTTGCAAATGAGCGGGTTAGCCATTGCCGCTCCTTCGGCAAACCGCTTTGGCGGCGTCAGCCCCACCAGTGCCGAGCACGTCCTGCGCGATCTGGAAGGGCGCATCGAGATGGTACTGGATGGCGGCTCCACTCCTATCGGCGTGGAATCGACCGTGCTGGATATCACTGCTCCCATCCCTCGCATCCTGCGTCCGGGGGGAATTTCCCGCGAAGCGCTCGAAGCGGTTTTGGGACGGGTGGAATTACTGGAAAGAAAAGCCTCTCAGGAAGAAGCCCAAGCCTCGCCGGGCTTACTGGATAAGCATTACGCTCCTCATCATGCCCGCCTCATCCTGCTGGAAATTCCCCAAACGCAAGAGTTATGGGAAGAATTTACCCATCAGGTCGCTCAAGCAAAGAAAGAGGGCTTACGGGTGGGAGCGCTTGTGGCGGATGAAGACCTGACCTATCTGGATGCTCATTTTCCTGCACTGGCTCGGCTGGCGCTGGGCTCGCTGAGCGATCTGGCGGCGGTAGCCCGCAACCTGTATGCGGGGATGCGCGCCATGGATGAAGCCGGAATCGATATTTTGCTGGTACGCGATTTTGGCACCGGTGGTTTAGGGCTTGCAATCCGCGATCGGCTGTACCGCGCCGCCAGTCAAATCATCCGCCGCGCTCAAAACGGCGCTTGA
- the rplU gene encoding 50S ribosomal protein L21: MKYAIVESGGKQYKAVEGDTIEVDLLKVEPGQSVKLDRVLLLVDGEQVSVGAPVVKGAAVNATVVEHFKGPKLINFHYRPKKRIRVKTGHRQTYTRLLVNSIEAE, from the coding sequence ATGAAGTACGCAATTGTTGAATCGGGCGGCAAACAGTACAAAGCCGTCGAAGGTGACACGATTGAAGTGGACCTGCTCAAGGTTGAACCCGGGCAGTCGGTCAAACTGGATCGTGTCCTGTTGCTCGTAGATGGCGAGCAGGTGTCGGTGGGTGCGCCGGTGGTGAAAGGCGCAGCGGTGAATGCAACCGTGGTCGAGCACTTCAAGGGACCCAAACTGATCAACTTCCATTATCGCCCCAAGAAGCGCATTCGCGTCAAGACGGGTCACCGCCAAACGTATACCCGTTTGCTGGTAAATTCGATTGAAGCGGAGTAA
- the rpmA gene encoding 50S ribosomal protein L27 — protein MAHKKGGGSSRNGRDSNSQRLGVKRYAGQKVLSGNILVRQRGTRIKPGLNVKVGKDDTLFAVADGIVVYKTLPNGRKMVSVIPEPEAPVTE, from the coding sequence ATGGCGCACAAGAAAGGTGGCGGCTCCAGCCGCAATGGACGTGACAGCAATTCCCAACGCCTCGGCGTGAAACGCTATGCGGGGCAGAAAGTGCTCTCGGGCAATATTCTGGTTCGCCAGCGCGGTACCCGCATTAAACCGGGGCTGAATGTGAAGGTTGGCAAAGACGATACCCTCTTCGCAGTGGCTGATGGGATCGTCGTCTACAAAACCCTGCCCAACGGGCGCAAGATGGTTTCGGTTATCCCCGAACCGGAAGCCCCTGTGACTGAGTAA
- a CDS encoding DNA-directed RNA polymerase subunit alpha C-terminal domain-containing protein: protein MQARQSFAEQKKAREEARTSLERPIASLNLGTRPTEALAKAGITTVGQVIALLEQGEAALLNVEGFGRKALIDLKKTLRGLGYQLPAAADEIAV from the coding sequence CTGCAGGCGCGCCAATCCTTTGCAGAGCAGAAAAAAGCCCGCGAAGAAGCGCGCACTTCACTGGAACGACCCATTGCCTCGCTTAACCTGGGCACCCGCCCCACAGAAGCGCTGGCAAAGGCTGGCATCACCACCGTCGGGCAGGTCATTGCCCTCCTGGAACAGGGCGAAGCGGCTCTGCTCAATGTTGAAGGTTTTGGGCGCAAAGCGCTGATTGACTTGAAGAAAACCCTGCGCGGTCTGGGCTATCAATTGCCCGCTGCCGCAGATGAAATCGCTGTGTAG
- the acpS gene encoding holo-ACP synthase, with protein sequence MILRTGVDIVEIQRLEQVNPAIRERFIRRVFTPLEIELARGSYASLAGRFAAKEAVSKALGTGIGPVSWQDIEIRRDASGAPVLYLHGRAAEVARLLGLTTWSVSISHGRTHAVAMAVALGEGRE encoded by the coding sequence ATGATTCTGCGTACCGGTGTGGATATTGTCGAAATTCAGCGCCTGGAGCAGGTCAATCCTGCCATCCGCGAGCGTTTTATCCGCAGGGTATTTACCCCGCTGGAGATTGAACTGGCGCGGGGGTCGTATGCCAGTCTTGCCGGGCGTTTTGCCGCAAAAGAAGCCGTTTCCAAAGCCCTGGGGACGGGAATCGGTCCGGTTTCCTGGCAGGATATCGAAATCCGCCGCGATGCCAGCGGCGCGCCGGTGTTGTATCTCCACGGCAGAGCCGCAGAAGTAGCCCGCTTGCTGGGACTCACCACCTGGTCGGTGAGCATCAGTCATGGGCGCACCCATGCGGTAGCCATGGCGGTGGCTTTGGGCGAAGGCAGGGAGTGA
- a CDS encoding M16 family metallopeptidase, with protein MSLARPEILQTLPGPEDITRVELPNGIVVLVRSNFESASVTLSGYLPAGGLFDPPEKLGLAHFTALGLTRGTERHHFQQIFNLLESAGASLGFGASVYNINFGGRALAEDLPLLLSLLAECLRIPRFPQKPIERLRRQILTGIAIRDQDPADRAEMMFDEVLFPNHPFGKPTDGTRHTIARITREDLLAFHRHYFGPRGMTLVIVGAVSAEQVLEEVQRTLGDWQNPLQPAFPEIPAVAPLAQSVRSHIALPGKVQTELVMGTLGPSRLSPDFMPASLGNNILGQFGLMGRIGNVVREQEGLAYEASTSLNAWKDAGTWEVTAGVNPANLQRAIDLILAEIRRFIAEPVSWEELRDSQSHYLGRLPLSLESNAGVAHAILNLERFQLGLDYYKRYPALVESVTPEQILEVARRWLDPERFAIISAGPPME; from the coding sequence ATGAGCCTGGCGCGTCCGGAGATTTTGCAGACTCTGCCCGGTCCGGAGGATATCACCCGTGTTGAATTACCTAACGGTATCGTTGTGCTGGTTAGAAGCAACTTTGAAAGCGCTTCGGTTACATTAAGCGGCTATTTACCGGCTGGGGGACTGTTTGACCCTCCCGAAAAACTGGGGTTAGCCCACTTTACTGCATTGGGGCTGACGCGTGGAACAGAACGTCATCATTTCCAGCAGATTTTCAATTTGCTTGAGTCGGCAGGGGCATCTTTGGGATTTGGCGCCAGTGTGTATAACATTAACTTTGGCGGTCGGGCGCTGGCAGAGGATCTCCCTCTGTTGCTGAGTTTGCTGGCGGAATGCTTGCGTATTCCGCGCTTCCCCCAAAAGCCCATTGAGCGTCTGCGTCGTCAAATTCTCACCGGTATCGCCATTCGTGACCAGGATCCGGCAGACCGCGCCGAAATGATGTTCGATGAAGTCCTTTTCCCCAATCATCCCTTTGGCAAGCCTACCGATGGAACCCGTCATACCATTGCCCGGATTACCCGCGAAGATTTACTGGCTTTTCACCGCCATTACTTTGGGCCGCGCGGGATGACCCTGGTCATTGTAGGGGCAGTATCTGCCGAGCAGGTTCTGGAAGAGGTTCAGCGCACGCTTGGTGATTGGCAAAACCCTCTTCAGCCGGCTTTTCCTGAAATTCCGGCGGTTGCTCCCCTTGCTCAGAGCGTGCGCAGCCATATTGCACTCCCGGGCAAGGTGCAAACCGAACTGGTGATGGGCACGCTGGGACCTTCACGCCTCTCGCCGGATTTCATGCCCGCCTCTCTGGGAAATAACATCCTCGGGCAGTTTGGGCTGATGGGGCGGATTGGCAATGTGGTGCGCGAACAGGAAGGCTTAGCCTACGAAGCCAGCACCAGTTTGAACGCCTGGAAGGACGCCGGCACCTGGGAAGTCACGGCAGGGGTCAACCCGGCAAATCTCCAGCGTGCCATTGACCTCATCCTGGCGGAGATTCGCCGTTTCATTGCTGAGCCGGTCAGTTGGGAGGAACTGCGCGACAGTCAGTCGCACTATCTGGGACGGTTGCCGCTCTCTCTGGAGTCCAATGCGGGGGTTGCCCATGCCATCCTGAATCTGGAGCGTTTTCAGTTGGGCTTGGATTACTATAAACGTTATCCGGCGCTGGTGGAGAGTGTGACCCCCGAACAAATTCTCGAAGTTGCCCGCCGTTGGCTGGACCCGGAACGGTTTGCCATTATCAGCGCGGGTCCCCCCATGGAGTGA
- a CDS encoding M16 family metallopeptidase: MDSPTLFTKLANGLTVHLKEIHTAPLISHWVWYRVGSRNEVPGKTGLSHWVEHLQFKGTPRFPPSVLDKAISREGGVWNAFTYLDWTTYYETLPADRIGLALELEADRMINSVFDPAMVEAERTVILSELEGNENEPLFQLGRAVQQASFQHHPYRNEVIGNREDLLQITLEDLVQHYRQYYVPNNALIAIAGDFRLEEMLQRVREVYESLPAGEIPPRNIPVEPSPSGEKRLEVHGPGETAYIQVAYRALPAAHPDFAVLMVIDSLLSGPASLNMFGGGGISNKTSRLYRALVEKELAVGVGGGVQATIDPFLFEITITLPPVYHPDQTLRAFDEQIVRLMETPVTSKEIQRAIKQARALFAYGSENITNQAFWLGYAEMFDHYDWFVHYLDRLSQVTPMDVQRVAQQVLTPQGRVVGFYLPEGNLPGGAP, translated from the coding sequence ATGGACTCACCGACTCTGTTCACAAAGCTCGCCAACGGCTTGACGGTGCATCTGAAAGAGATTCACACTGCCCCGCTCATCAGTCACTGGGTCTGGTATCGGGTGGGTTCTCGAAATGAAGTGCCCGGGAAGACGGGATTGTCTCACTGGGTGGAGCATTTACAATTCAAAGGGACGCCCCGTTTTCCGCCCTCTGTGCTGGATAAAGCCATCTCGCGGGAAGGTGGAGTGTGGAATGCCTTTACCTATCTGGACTGGACAACTTATTATGAAACGCTCCCCGCCGATCGCATTGGGCTGGCGCTGGAACTGGAAGCCGATCGGATGATCAACAGCGTTTTTGACCCTGCCATGGTGGAAGCCGAGCGTACGGTCATCCTCTCTGAACTGGAGGGCAATGAAAATGAGCCGCTTTTCCAGTTGGGACGCGCTGTTCAGCAAGCCAGTTTTCAGCATCACCCGTATCGCAACGAGGTGATTGGCAACCGCGAGGATTTGCTTCAGATCACCCTCGAGGATTTGGTTCAGCATTACCGTCAGTATTATGTCCCCAACAATGCTCTGATTGCCATCGCTGGAGACTTTCGTCTGGAGGAGATGCTCCAGCGGGTACGTGAGGTGTATGAAAGCCTTCCGGCGGGGGAGATTCCCCCTCGTAATATTCCCGTCGAACCGTCCCCTTCGGGAGAGAAACGACTGGAAGTTCACGGTCCCGGGGAGACGGCTTATATTCAGGTAGCCTATCGGGCGCTCCCGGCGGCGCATCCTGATTTTGCCGTTTTAATGGTGATTGACAGTTTGCTCTCCGGACCTGCCAGTTTGAATATGTTTGGCGGCGGTGGAATTTCCAACAAAACCAGCCGGTTGTACCGTGCGCTGGTTGAAAAAGAACTGGCGGTTGGCGTTGGCGGGGGGGTGCAAGCCACCATCGATCCTTTCCTCTTTGAAATCACCATCACACTTCCGCCGGTATATCACCCCGATCAGACGCTGAGAGCCTTCGATGAGCAGATTGTAAGGCTGATGGAAACTCCAGTGACATCGAAAGAGATTCAACGTGCGATTAAGCAAGCCCGTGCCCTCTTTGCCTATGGCAGCGAAAACATCACCAACCAGGCTTTCTGGTTGGGATATGCTGAAATGTTTGATCATTACGACTGGTTTGTGCATTATCTGGATCGGCTGAGTCAGGTAACCCCCATGGATGTTCAGCGGGTAGCCCAGCAGGTGTTGACTCCCCAGGGAAGAGTGGTCGGATTTTATCTCCCTGAAGGAAACCTTCCAGGAGGTGCTCCATGA